Proteins encoded by one window of Pseudorca crassidens isolate mPseCra1 chromosome 3, mPseCra1.hap1, whole genome shotgun sequence:
- the TICAM2 gene encoding TIR domain-containing adapter molecule 2 produces the protein MGIGKSKTDPCPLSLTWGKSHSVDTSQRQHKSDSKKSEETSLSDAAAHSNTAEMPTGEQEGAKGVEEMPEEEAEEEVFLKFVILHAEEDTDEALRVQNLLENDFGIKPGIIFAEMPCGRQHLQNLDDAVNGSAWTILLLTKNFLRDTWCKFQFYTSLMNSVNRQHKYNSVIPMRPLNNPLPRERTPFALRTINALEEESRGFPTQVERIFQDSVYRIQRAIWKETRNTVQRQFIA, from the coding sequence ATGGGTATCGGAAAGTCTAAAACGGATCCCTGCCCTCTTTCTCTCACTTGGGGTAAAAGCCACAGTGTGGACACGAGTCAAAGACAGCACAAGTCAGATTCCAAGAAATCTGAAGAAACGTCCCTGAGTGACGCTGCTGCTCATAGCAATACAGCAGAGATGCCAACAGGGGAGCAGGAGGGAGCCAAGGGAGTGGAGGAGATGCcagaagaggaagcagaagaaGAGGTGTTCCTCAAATTTGTGATACTGCATGCTGAAGAAGACACAGACGAAGCCCTCCGAGTCCAGAATCTTCTGGAAAATGACTTCGGCATCAAACCTGGAATAATCTTTGCTGAGATGCCATGTGGCAGGCAGCATTTACAGAATTTGGATGATGCTGTCAATGGGTCTGCCTGGACAATCTTATTATTGACCAAAAACTTTTTAAGAGATACCTGGTGTAAGTTCCAATTCTATACGTCCCTCATGAACTCTGTTAACAGGCAGCACAAGTACAACTCCGTCATCCCCATGCGGCCTCTGAACAACCCCCTGCCCCGAGAAAGGACTCCCTTTGCTCTGCGAACCATCAACGCCCTGGAGGAAGAAAGTCGTGGCTTTCCTACACAAGTGGAAAGGATTTTTCAGGATTCTGTATATAGGATACAGCGGGCTATATGGAAAGAGACCAGAAATACGGTACAAAGGCAATTTATTGCTTGA